One window of Saimiri boliviensis isolate mSaiBol1 chromosome 4, mSaiBol1.pri, whole genome shotgun sequence genomic DNA carries:
- the HTR1E gene encoding 5-hydroxytryptamine receptor 1E: protein MNITNCTTEASLAVRPKTITEKMLICMTLVVITTLTTLLNLAVIMAICTTKKLHQPANYLICSLAVTDLLVAVLVMPLSIMYIVMDRWKLGYFLCEVWLSVDMTCCTCSILHLCVIALDRYWAITNAIEYARKRTAKRAALMILTVWTISIFISMPPLFWRSHRRLSPPPSQCTIQHDHVIYTIYSTLGAFYIPLTLILILYYRIYHAAKSLYQKRGSSRHLSNRSTDSQNSFASCKLTQTFCVSDFSTSDPTIEFEKFHASIRIPPFDNDPDHPGERQQISSTRERKAARILGLILGAFILSWLPFFIKELIVGLSIYTVSSEVADFLTWLGYVNSLINPLLYTSFNEDFKLAFKKLIRCREHT, encoded by the coding sequence ATGAACATCACAAACTGTACGACAGAAGCCAGCTTGGCTGTAAGACCCAAGACCATCACTGAGAAGATGCTCATTTGCATGACTCTGGTGGTCATCACCACCCTTACCACGTTGCTGAACTTGGCTGTGATCATGGCCATCTGCACCACCAAGAAGCTTCACCAGCCTGCAAACTACCTAATCTGTTCTCTGGCCGTGACAGACCTCCTGGTGGCGGTGCTCGTCATGCCCCTGAGCATCATGTACATTGTCATGGACCGCTGGAAGCTTGGATACTTCCTCTGTGAGGTGTGGCTGAGTGTGGACATGACTTGCTGCACCTGCTCCATCCTCCATCTCTGTGTCATTGCCCTGGACAGGTACTGGGCCATCACCAATGCTATTGAATATGCCAGGAAGAGGACGGCCAAAAGGGCCGCACTGATGATCCTTACCGTCTGGACTATCTCCATCTTCATCTCCATGCCCCCTCTGTTCTGGAGGAGCCACCGCCGCCTAAGCCCTCCCCCTAGTCAGTGCACCATCCAGCATGACCATGTCATCTATACCATTTACTCCACGCTGGGCGCATTTTATATCCCCTTGACTTTGATATTGATTCTCTATTACCGGATTTACCATGCGGCCAAGAGCCTTTACCAGAAAAGGGGATCAAGTCGGCACTTAAGCAACAGAAGCACAGACAGCCAGAATTCTTTTGCAAGTTGTAAACTTACACAGACTTTCTGTGTGTCTGACTTCTCCACCTCAGACCCTACCATAGAGTTTGAAAAGTTCCATGCCTCTATCAGGATCCCACCCTTCGACAATGATCCGGATCACCCAGGAGAACGCCAGCAGATCTCTAGCACCAGGGAACGGAAGGCAGCACGCATCCTAGGGCTGATTCTGGGTGCGTTCATTTTGTCCTGGCTGCCATTTTTCATCAAAGAGTTGATTGTGGGTCTGAGCATCTACACCGTGTCCTCAGAAGTGGCCGACTTTCTGACGTGGCTTGGTTATGTTAATTCTCTGATCAATCCTCTGCTCTACACAAGTTTTAATGAAGACTTTAAGCTGGCTTTTAAAAAGCTCATTAGGTGCCGAGAGCATACTTAG
- the LOC120363225 gene encoding tubulin beta-8 chain-like: MGTLLMGKIREEYPDRIINTFSVLPSPKVSDTVVEPYNATLSVHQLIENADETFCIDNEALYNICSRTLKLTTPTYGDLNHLVSATMSGVTTCLRFPGQLNADLRKLAVNMVPFPRLHFFMPGFAPLTSRGSQQYRALTVAELTQQLFDAKNMMAACDPRHGRYLTVAAIFRGRMSMREVDEQMFNIQNKNSSYFAEWLPHNVKTAVCDIPPRGLKMSATFIGNNTAIQELFKRISEQFTAMFRRKAFLHWYTGEGMDEMEFTEAESNLNDLVSEYQQYQDATAEEEEFEECAEEEEEVA; this comes from the coding sequence ATGGGTACCCTTCTCATGGGCAAAATTCGGGAGGAGTACCCAGACAGGATCATAAACACATTCAGCGTCCTGCCCTCGCCCAAGGTGTCAGACACTGTGGTGGAGCCCTACAATGCCACCCTCTCCGTCCACCAGCTCATAGAAAATGCAGACGAGACGTTCTGCATTGATAACGAAGCGCTCTATAACATCTGTTCCAGGACCTTAAAACTGACCACACCCACCTATGGTGACCTGAATCACCTGGTGTCTGCTACCATGAGTGGGGTCACCACGTGCCTGCGCTTCCCGGGCCAGCTGAATGCTGACCTGCGGAAGCTGGCGGTGAACATGGTTCCATTTCCCCGGCTGCACTTCTTCATGCCCGGCTTTGCCCCACTGACCAGCCGGGGCAGCCAGCAGTACCGGGCCCTGACCGTGGCTGAGCTCACTCAGCAGCTCTTTGATGCTAAGAATATGATGGCCGCCTGTGACCCCCGTCATGGCCGCTACCTAACTGTGGCTGCCATTTTTAGAGGTCGCATGTCCATGAGGGAGGTGGATGAGCAaatgttcaacattcaaaataagAACAGCAGCTACTTTGCTGAATGGCTCCCTCACAACGTGAAAACAGCCGTCTGTGACATCCCACCCCGGGGGCTAAAAATGTCGGCCACCTTCATTGGTAACAACACAGCGATCCAAGAGCTCTTCAAACGCATCTCTGAGCAGTTTACAGCTATGTTCAGGCGCAAGGCCTTCCTGCACTGGTACACGGGCGAGGGCATGGATGAGATGGAGTTCACCGAGGCTGAGAGCAACCTGAATGACCTGGTGTCAGAATACCAGCAATACCAAGATGccacagctgaggaggaggagtttgaggagtgtgcggaggaggaggaggaggtagcctag